A genomic segment from Thermostichus lividus PCC 6715 encodes:
- a CDS encoding SRPBCC family protein produces the protein MEISSQVQLPYPREQVYRTYRDRLPELVAWMPNVRQIDLKERSEQPNTLDMVLVWHGGGEIPAAARALLSEAMLSWTDYSHWDDQGYRTQWRIAPHAFTEAIDCQGENQFIATADGTIITSRGHLRIDPKHIHGVPSFLAGIIARTVEDYLGQQIEPNFQQLAASVAAFLAVTYHVSPE, from the coding sequence ATGGAAATCTCTAGCCAAGTGCAACTCCCCTACCCTCGCGAGCAAGTGTATCGCACCTATCGCGATCGCCTGCCGGAACTGGTGGCGTGGATGCCCAATGTCCGCCAGATTGATCTCAAAGAACGCTCAGAACAGCCCAATACCTTGGATATGGTCTTAGTCTGGCATGGCGGTGGTGAAATTCCTGCGGCGGCGCGTGCCCTCCTCAGTGAGGCGATGCTGTCGTGGACGGACTACTCCCACTGGGATGATCAAGGCTATCGCACGCAGTGGCGCATTGCCCCCCACGCTTTTACTGAGGCGATTGACTGCCAAGGGGAAAACCAATTTATTGCCACTGCCGATGGCACGATCATTACCAGCCGCGGGCACCTCCGCATTGACCCGAAACACATTCATGGGGTGCCCTCATTTCTGGCGGGGATAATTGCCCGAACCGTTGAAGACTACTTAGGACAGCAAATTGAGCCAAATTTTCAACAACTAGCCGCCAGTGTGGCAGCATTTTTAGCAGTAACTTACCACGTCTCCCCAGAGTAG
- the cruF gene encoding gamma-carotene 1'-hydroxylase CruF codes for MKPINRLYRAEQVCLISHIMAMAFGLAGLLLVVPHPEFILALPPWGQQLFQLSMGSGGVVYIVLGAVAIALHAYRNFGLGKLLGFLLPALGISLTSELLGTSTGFPFGHYGYLSGLGYKVAGLVPFTIPLSWFYMGLVTFLLAYSGFISRPLREGKRIGLGAGVITVGLAAIFLTAWDFVLDPAMSQTAVPFWQFQDVGEFFGMPYRNILGWTGTAAVFMGLGLVAWWPKPMVVNRTQLITPLVIYLVNFAFGAMITLTALDQRFWIPTTLGVVLGVVPVVALWWSADATPLEEVQGVNINT; via the coding sequence ATGAAACCCATCAACCGCCTCTACCGTGCTGAGCAAGTTTGCCTCATCAGTCATATTATGGCCATGGCCTTTGGCTTGGCGGGCTTACTGCTAGTGGTGCCCCATCCAGAATTTATTCTCGCGTTGCCGCCGTGGGGGCAGCAGCTCTTTCAACTCAGTATGGGGAGCGGTGGTGTGGTGTATATTGTGCTGGGGGCGGTGGCGATCGCCCTGCACGCCTACCGCAACTTTGGCCTTGGCAAACTCTTGGGGTTTTTACTACCCGCCCTTGGCATCTCCTTAACCAGTGAATTGCTAGGGACAAGCACGGGCTTTCCCTTTGGTCACTATGGCTACCTCAGTGGCTTAGGCTACAAGGTTGCGGGGTTGGTGCCCTTCACCATTCCACTGTCATGGTTTTATATGGGGCTGGTGACCTTCCTGTTGGCCTACAGCGGTTTTATCAGCCGCCCGCTGCGGGAGGGAAAGCGGATCGGTCTTGGGGCAGGGGTGATCACAGTGGGGCTGGCCGCCATTTTTTTGACCGCGTGGGATTTCGTTTTGGATCCCGCCATGAGTCAAACTGCGGTGCCCTTCTGGCAGTTTCAGGATGTCGGCGAATTTTTTGGGATGCCCTACCGCAATATTTTAGGTTGGACGGGCACTGCTGCCGTGTTTATGGGCTTGGGGCTAGTGGCGTGGTGGCCTAAACCCATGGTGGTGAACCGTACACAACTCATTACCCCCCTTGTTATTTATCTTGTGAACTTTGCCTTTGGGGCTATGATTACTCTCACGGCCCTGGACCAGCGGTTTTGGATTCCCACGACCCTAGGGGTAGTGCTGGGGGTGGTTCCTGTGGTTGCGCTGTGGTGGAGTGCCGATGCCACCCCCCTAGAGGAAGTTCAAGGGGTCAACATCAATACTTAA